The segment GTTCGATGTGCTGCCCATCGTCGTACAGGGGCCGGGCGAGGGCCCGCGCCTCTTCGAGCTCCCCGAGCGTGCCGTGCGACAAGTACCGATCACGCATCCGGAGCTCGGGTGGTTCGAGCGGCTCGGGCTGCGCTGGCACGCCATCCCGGCAATCTCCAACATGCGGCTGCGGATCGGCGGCGTCGACTATCCGCTGGCGCCGTTCAACGGCTGGTACATGGGCACCGAGATCGGCGCCCGCAACCTCGCCGACCCGGACCGGTACAACCTGCTGCCCGTGGTGGCGCGCGGCCTCGGCCTGGACACGTCGCACGAGGCGACGCTGTGGCGGGACCGCGCGCTGGTGGAGCTCAACAGGGCTGTGCTCTGGTCGTTCGAGCGGGCCGGCGTGAAGATCAGTGACCATCACACCGAGTCGGCCCGCTTCCTCGCGCACATGCGCAACGAGGAGAGGGCCGGACGGCCGGTACCGGCGGACTGGACCTGGATCGTGCCGCCGATGTCCGGCGGCGCCACCGCGGTCTTCCACCGGTACTACCACGAGGCCGACCAGCGCCCGAACTTCTACCTCGACGCCGAGGCGGCGGCGCTGGCCAGGGGAGTGGGCATGCGTCCCGCCCTGGTGGCAGCACCACTGGCCGCCTGAAGTTTTCTTTCAGTTCGATATCGGGCTATTGAAAGTTCTATGCGGGATCAGGTTGACTACGCGGCATGCGGAGAGCAGCCGTACTCGTTCTGGTCTCGATCCTGGGTGTGCCGGCGCCGGCGGTCGCTGCTCCCGCGGCCCCACCGGCGCCGGTCCGCGTGGCGGCCGTCGACGCCTTCGACGACATCGAGACCGCCAGGCGCACCCGGCCCGTCGCGCCGGGCCTGACGCTCACCTCGTTCGACCGCTACCACGCAGCGGGCTGGCTGCGCGCCGACGCGCTCACCGCCGACCTCTCCGGCAGGCTGACCGCCGACTACGTCAACTCCGGCGAGGTCGCCCGGACCGAGCCGCTGCGCGTGGCGGCCGACCGGTCGCGCGCGGTCGCC is part of the Phytohabitans houttuyneae genome and harbors:
- a CDS encoding nitric oxide synthase oxygenase; translated protein: MTVPGYRNVPAEEWDPAATADPAEAEEFLRLCYNEVSRLGPVEPRLAVVRAQIAATGTYVHTTEELVWGAKVAWRNASRCIGRLYWRSLTVLDRRRARTADEIFALLVRHLDVAGGGSAIRPVVSVFAPARPGKPYARVWNEQLIRYAGHRTGSGVVGDPRYASFTDAVRTMGWRGKGGPFDVLPIVVQGPGEGPRLFELPERAVRQVPITHPELGWFERLGLRWHAIPAISNMRLRIGGVDYPLAPFNGWYMGTEIGARNLADPDRYNLLPVVARGLGLDTSHEATLWRDRALVELNRAVLWSFERAGVKISDHHTESARFLAHMRNEERAGRPVPADWTWIVPPMSGGATAVFHRYYHEADQRPNFYLDAEAAALARGVGMRPALVAAPLAA